The Drosophila biarmipes strain raj3 chromosome X, RU_DBia_V1.1, whole genome shotgun sequence genome includes the window cgtaatcgtctagcccggagattacagggggctatcccaattcgcaggctcaaaagaagacattttgggctgctcctaagagactaatatgaatatattatttacttgaaactagtcgtaatttgatctactcctatataccaagttgaaaactaattataatttataattaagagattatttacttaagaaaacatttaggttaaaggctttaattagatctgttcctggattatattaaataaagatgttaattaaaaaaaaaaaaaaaaaaaaaaaaacggtggctaaaagtatgccacaATGAAAAAGGTTGGTGTATTCAATCCAAAAGACAGCATCCACACTTttattgcctacttttaggcgcttttaaaatgattttaaaccctagataaatatttttagctcTTATTACTCTGACCTCGACTGCAAGTGTGTTCTACATGCGGATGACAATGGGGCGCGAAGAGAGTCCAAAAAATGTTCGAACGCATATTGTTAACAAAGGTCAGGAGCAGGGGGCGGTTGGCGAATGGGCGTGGTGGGGCGGGGCGAAATCGGATATGTGCACAacaacacacacgcacacacatgtgTGTGTATGTACACACGACAAAATTCCGCTTGGGCAGAATACATATgcaaaatgtataattaaccatacatacacacacaaGCTGGCAGGGGCGTGGGCGGAAGGGGGCGGGGTCACGTCGAGTGGCAGCAACAAAAGGAGTACAAGGAGGCGCGCAGCAAGGGGGAGTTGGGGGGCGAATGTTACGGCCGTTTACACAGCCAGCCGGGCACTTCGACCACGCTCCGTCCGGATCCCGCCACTCCTTGCCATCCTGCCACTCCTTCCGCTCCCGCCACTCCTTCCACTTTGGCCTCTCCGGCCGGACATGGCCGGCAAGGCATTGAATATTTTGACTTTCCCAAATACCCTGACGAAAAATATACCGATTTTCTCACCAGTCGAACAAAAATTAGGTATTCATCCCCATAAAATACtgaaaataccaaaaacattattaataacattttctaggtGCAGCAGAATATTCCagatatataattttaaccCTTAAAACATTCCCACAATTGGATTATTTAATCCGTCGAAAAAAACTTGTGCTTAAATGAAgcgaaaaatactaaaaaggaCTATgcagtatatttttttacaccATTTTTTGGAGGTTCAAAgccttttgttattttgtatCACTTAAAGTGTGCTCCTAAATAGGAGGAAAAAGCGATCAAGTTTTGAAATACTtctaaataatacaatttaattaaaaacatatcttaaagcatacttttaggtagCCTTACATGTGATTTCAGGACCCAAAGACTTATAGCATTCTCAGAGCATACACATATCGTGTTCCTTCCCTGGATAATTGCTCCCACTCACCCTGCCCCTTTTACGAGTGTAACCTATGTGCGCGTGTTAGTGAGTGTGGCAGTGGCAACAATGAAACGGGGAAAATGTTGCTCATTTTTTGTCGGTCCTTCCGTCCAGCCACTCTGCCCAGAATTTTTGTCCGGCCCATCGTATCGTCCTGGTGATGTTTGGTCCACTGGCTGCTCCTTTGGccaatgttgctgctgctctggctgctgctgttgctgtagctgccttctctgctgctgccgtgctgctgctgctgttgaatGCTGTGGTCAGCATTGCTACACTACCTTCTCCCCCGATTTCGCAAAAATATGGAAACATTTGGCACTAATTGCATGTGCTCAGCAGCAATGTTGCTGCCGtagctgttgctgttgctgctgttgctgttgctgttggtgttgctgctggggagcgacAGTTATGACAGCGGCAATGGAAAATGGAAGCGTCGGCGGCGGCTGCACAAAGCACAAAAGAAATTGCGCAAAAATCGTTGTAACAAAAGAACAGGACACGCACATACGAGCCCACATACATGCACATACCACATGCGAAAAGGACAATTGCAGGACATCATAAACGTTTGCCACACAGTAAAAAGGGCCACAGATTTTTAagcaaaaagaaataaatattttaaatattttgaaatgcatCTAAAAGTAGGCAGCACAATTTTCAAAGGGAATGATCGGTATAGTTTATATTGTTGCATAGTTTTTGACAcccttttaaaaatgaaatgtgaaattaaatattgtttagaGTACTACAGTATAATtactagccaaagtcaaaacagcgctgccagccaacctgtttgagctcatcagatcgtttctcacaaacagagatttttgcgtccagtccagagacgcaatctctgcaaatgttgccattacagctggcgttccccaaggaagcgtcttaggaccgctactgtactccatctttacagcagacatccccaagccaagctatgaagaaatgacctacgacaacagcaaaatgctgctggccagcttcgctgacgacgtctgctttctcagctcctcgaacagtgagaccgagtcttcacaaacgctgcaaacctacctcaacgaattcgagaaatgggccacggcgaacaatatcaaaatcaacgaaagcaaatgcgtaaacgtttgctttacgttacgccgaaaaacaactccggtggtccacattaataatgtggacatagagcaagcgactaaggcgaaatacctaggcctcacactggacaaacgcctaaccttccgagaacatattgccagagtcgtcaaaatgtgcaacctaaagcggaaccaattattctggatgctaaacaagaaaagcaaactatctctaagatgcaagcggcacatttatcaacaaatcatcgcaccaacttggagatatggaatccaaatttggggagtggcggctgcgtcccaccgaaaacgtttccaaaccgtccagaacaaaacattaagacaaatcacattttttttttttttttttttaattaacatctttatttaatataatccaggaacagatctaattaaagcctttaacctaaatgttttcttaagtaaataatctcttaattataaattataattagttttcaacttggtatataggagtagatcaaattacgactagtttcaagtaaataatatattcatattagtctcttaggagcagcccaaaatgtcttcttttgagcctgcgaattgggatagccccctgtaatctccgggctagacgattacggtgggcagttagacggtcgttgtacctgcttgagaagaacgatatttggtcttcaacaagactcaggtttaggtcattgtgaagcgtttggccgctaacgaaccactcacagccagtgatttgtcttaatgttttgttctggacggtttggaaacgttttcggtgggacgcagccgccactccccaaatttggattccatatctccaagttggtgcgatgatttgttgataaatgtgccgcttgcatcttagagatagtttgcttttcttgtttagcatccagaataattggttccgctttaggttgcacattttgacgactctggcaatatgttctcggaaggttaggcgtttgtccagtgtgaggcctaggtatttcgccttagtcgcttgctctatgtccacattattaatgtggaccaccggagttgtttttcggcgtaacgtaaagcaaacgtttacgcatttgctttcgttgattttgatattgttcgccgtggcccatttctcgaattcgttgaggtaggtttgcagcgtttgtgaagactcggtctcactgttcgaggagctgagaaagcagacgtcgtcagcgaagctggccagcagcattttgctgttgtcgtaggtcatttcttcatagcttggcttggggatgtctgctgtaaagatggagtacagtagcggtcctaagacgcttccttggggaacgccagctgtaatggcaacatttgcagagattgcgtctctggactggacgcaaaaatctctgtttgtgagaaacgatctgatgagctcaaacaggttggctggcagcgctgttttgactttggctagtagtcccgggTAAGGCGCACatacttaaatttatatttatcgTCTCTTACTCAAAATCCCCTTTCAAGTACGATACATTTGGCTTGGTCATTTTATCCTTTGGGCAACACTGAAACTAAAACCTTCTCTCAGTGCACCAGAGGGCGAGGCCAAAAATGTTTCAGAAAGAACCAAAGAATGGGGGAAGGAATGCGCGAGGCCCAGCACGAGGAGTTGGGGGCGGTTCGCATGGCAGAAAAGGTCCTCCTGTTGCTCCTGTTCCATTCTGTTTGCTACTCCTTTCTAATAGTTGTTACACATACGCATAAAAGCCAACGACGTAGCGCAGCAACAGCGGTCCCTGAAAGCaagaaatggggaaaaattGCGGGGGAAAATCCGGCGGAAATCTGGGATATGAGGGGGCAAGGACATCCTTGTGAATGGCAATGACAAAGGCAACAATTCGCGGCATATGCCCCTCCTGTACGTATATGCCAGGATATTTCCCTGACCATGGGCTTATTGCcctttttcaataaaaatccaGCCACTCGCACAAAGAGCCAGGTTGAAAAGATGGCCAATTATGTGCAAATTCCTGGCCAGGACTGGCCCAGACTTAGACATCATTTAAGATCATTAGAGGCTCTCAAACGGGTGATTGTTATGCGATTGCGCCCCTCCAGTTCAATAACAGCTGGTAAAAGTTATATTAGACTACTTTGGGTTTCGTATGctaaaaagggggaaaaaacttttgaaaattattctTAACCTAAAGAGcattgtttattatttcttacaatCTCGAAATGTAAGGCGtttattatcttattataaggtgtccaaaagtatgcaataaaaataagaatttaattGTACAGCCGACTTTTcgactaaaaatattttgttgcatactttaagaTGACATTTTTTATCTTTAATAAGTTACCCTTGTAAAGCATTTAGCAAATTGAAAGATAAAAGCCCATTTCTGATGCCACTTTTCGACCAATCTAAACGTTGATTGGATCGAGAAGGCATTCGGAGGACCAATAACCGTTAGTGGCGGGGCACTCACCTGTAACCTGTTACCAGTAACCTGTAGCCTGAAAGACCGATCCGCCATTTCACCGCACCCAGGCTTTTTTGCCCGGCTCCGGGAGTCCCTAATTGGTTTCTGCGTTCGTGTGGAAGCGTCTCAAATGATGCTCCTCGAGACAAAGTATTTTTGGCAACGGCAGCCGGGACTCTAGAGAGGACTCCGCCAGCCAAAAGGGGGCAAACTCATTTTGGCCATGAAGAAGACATCAAGGGGAAAAAAAGAGGCGAAAATTTATTGAAGAGCAAACTCATTTGACTATAACTTATGATTGGATTATCGGTTTAGTATGGCATTTGACAGCAGCAGCCAGCCATGTGAGCGTGTCTGTGTGAGTCTGAGTGCGCCTCTGTGTtggtgagtatctgtgtgagcaTCTGTGTGCGCATCTGTGTGTTTGTGATAAGACATATGTCTGTGCGCCTATATGCAGGCTATGCAAGTCAAGCGCCTCAGTGGGAAAGTCATAAATGCGCCGCAGACAAGCGGAAAGATGCTGGCTGACTGTCTCTCCCCAACTGTCTCCGGCTCTTTCTCCTTTTTCTCCCGCTGGCTCCTGCTTTCCCCTCCTCAGTGCTTGCTCTTTTTGGCCAGCAATTCGTCTGGCTGGAAGGCACTGgaaaagatttaattaagttgcCTAAAATCAAAGAATattagaatattatttaaggtgtctaaaagtaggcaacaatatatttgaaGCTCAAAAAACGGCTATGCCTTATTTATTGCATAGTTTTAGACACCTAAAACTACATTTAAGAGTTATTTCAAATCCCAGGTTATTTGTGTGTATGTTATAACGTTTTTTTCAGTGTTCCTGCTCCTTGGTctgagtctgagttttggttttttgggtTTCGCTTTGGCTGCTTCATTTGGCTCTGGCAACATGCAACAGCAAGAGCAGTCGACGCGATTGCTTTATGTCTATGCTTCAGCCTGCAGCCTCCAGCCTCCAGACCAACCCCCTTTCGGGCCACCCATGGCAACCCCCTTTCACCCCTCCCCATCCCAGGCTGCGCCCCAGCCCCTTTCAAAAAGGCGCCCTCCCTGCGCTTTGTGTGTGAGCCTGTTAGGGTCTGTTTTATTGCGCCATAAACACGCACTTAGGACACACAGACACAAAAACATAACCAAATACCAACAtatacactgggaaaaatattataactttttttcaatattttcataGGTCCTTTTATTGATAAGAGAATAATGAGAACAAagtatttgatttaatttaaatgcatgctaaaatattttattttatttatataattttattttttaatttaaaagtgtatttttttatcataCCTTTGGATGcctaaaaatgtaaagtacTTTTTTTAGTGTACATAAGCTTTTGCATGTATGGCCTAAGTAGTCCCTGTTCCTCTGCCGCCATCTAGTCATAACTTTCGGTAGCCTTTGGAAATGTGTAGCCGAGtgtaaaattttgatttttcaacCTACACAAACAAAGAACGAGGTCTTGAGGGGGGCACAAAAGAAAATTGGGGATGTGAGGAGCAACAGAGAGCCGGCCATTTGATAACGATTCCAGGCGATGCCCCCAAAACATCGGTAGATAAATAAACAACGCAAATCCCTAAAGAAATGGGGTCTTAAAAGAATTATACtatactaataaaaaattccaTTGAACCTTacaatttttctaaatattttttcgagAGGGTGAGGTTATTAGAACTTGTGTTTTTAATTcacgaaaaatgtttaatcaaTGGAGGAAATTgtatgttaaattttactgAATCTGTATGTTAATATGTTGagttatattaatattaagaataaataagcatatttttaaaataaataaaattgtaagttttatttttacaaatatacaCACAAATTACATTACATATTTCTATCTTTTTATTCCAGATTTTTTTCGTATAAAATAAGGACTACACATTTTTCTATGTTatctttgattttttgttgttctttgtaaatattcataaaaaaataaagtttattttatataaatcaagtctttgattttattaacatttttttttataatccgtattttaatttatattttaaaaatgttataaaaaagttcagggaagaaaaacatttgtaattctcttaattttagaatattttagGTGACTTTGCATGTTTAATGATAAATAAAAACGCAGAGTATTATCTAAGACTGTTTAGCTGCTTAATCCAGAGTGAACCCAAAGCCTAATTTTCTGGTCTAATAATAAGAGTAGGTCAAAGGACCTTAGGCCGTGCGGTGCACTCTGCCCGAACGTTAATGCATTTAGATGGGGCATACGAGATGTCCTTGCTCCGGCTCCTTCTTCCGGCTGGCGTTGCCAAGTGTCGCGCCATGAGAGACGCAAAAATCTCGGCGTAAACTAATTATGTCTGCTTTTTAGGCGCTCAGGAAGGCGAACattcgcacacacacgcacagccCAGCGAAGATATTGAATTTCCCAGCGAAATTTGCCTGCAGGAAAAGCTGCTGGCAGATTCAACAAGTTTATGGTTGTGTATTTCGCTTTTTCACCCCGCTTTCGGGCCGTTTTCATGTATTTTTCCAATGCAGCATAATTAGGGGTATGTTTGGTTTTCTTGTTCATTTTCGATTCAATCAGAAAGCGAAGTTATTGCCGCTGGGGAAAACAATTGTTTTGGAGTGGCCGCAAGCTCGCCTCCTCGTCGATAATTGGTTAGCCTTCGCTTATCCTGCCAATGTTAGCCAGGTTTCACTTGGCAGTTATGTAATGCCCAGCAGGACTCTGCTTCAATAACAGGCTATCACTCTCCCGAAAGAGAGCAAGGATAACAGAGCCGCAGAGAGCCAGTAAGTAAGGGAGAAAGTAACTCTCTTTTCAACGCTCTTCGCTTGAGTATAACAGTTTTTATCGTCCTGTAGTACTTAAGAGAAAATCATAACTTGTACTTctcacaaaaaatatataagtatttcACTTACAGCTTATATTTATACTTATATTTATAGGTGCTTTGTTAGTTATTTATTAGCTTGATATAAAAAGAGTCCGTTTAGTGGGGACACCAACCCGCGAATATAAGAGTCGCCTGCCATAAATCACTTTGGCATTTGATTAGCGTCAATTTCGTGTAACCTCGgcaatcaattttatttttccgaaCTCTCTTTCGCAGTTTTTCCTTACTTTTGCTCTTAAAAAAACAGAACGCACGCGCGCAGAAAAAGTTTATAGCAGTTTTATAATGGTTGCTCATTTTTTCCGAAATACAGAGCTATAATAAACATAAGAGTATAGGAAAGAATCATGTTTAAAGTTATAAACCAATTAGGGTTTTGTTCTATTTTTCAAGATTTTCACTTAGATATTAAGTCGCAAAAATGAAGACAACTCTGATGGCGGGTTAGGGTGACCATtcttaaataacaataaaattgaaatgcagaATTGCAATCtaatattgtttaatatttagtttatgATAATGCACATTCtggaacaaataaaaaaggatttaaaaaCCCGATGTAACCAAGGGAGGCTATCTAGTAATGCTTAAGAACTTTGATGGACTAGAGTGACCATTCTTAAATTATAATCTGTTAATAGAAAGTCAGTATTGCATTGTAATATTGGCTTTTATAATCGCAATGCACATTTCGGTACAAAGAAGAACAAACGATTTAAAAAACTGATCTATCCAAAGAGACTAGCCAGTAATGCTGCCCGATACGCGGAGATATCCCTCGACACGGCCAAAGCGCAGCTTGACGATGCCGTTGATGGCATCCCGATAGGTGATCAGTACTGGACCTCCAACTCGTTCTCCGTTCACGGAGACACTTCCATGGCGACTCTCGTTGACCAGGAACAAACCCTTCTCGCCGCGGGTCAAACTGGCATGGAACTTGTCCACCGACTTGGGGGATATAAGAAAGGTTATACGGGATATTTCTATGGTTAGGAGTGTCCAGAACCCACCTTATCGGGATGACAGTAATCCAAGCTCTTGTCGTTCACGTTGCTACCAATGCGCCAGACCTGGTAGGTGTGCAGCACCTGGGTGGGTCGATTCTTGAACGTAATACTAGCCATTCCTTTACAAAAATGCCACTTATGTATTTCTATTTTCACAAGtacgtttttttatattttctgtgTGCTACTTGTGGCTTACTCCAATGGAAAACAATTTCGAAGTGAAACCTTTGGGATACGTTCGGCTTGGATTTGTTTTCTGCCTTTGCCAACTGCGATGAGAGACTGAGAATACAAACATTTGGAAATTGtgatgcaaaaagttttcaaGAACTTTAAGGTAATATTCCACAATATTGCaaatattgcaaataataCGATTTTCTTCTCCTCAAagagaaaaattatataaaagcaCAATTCAATTTGAGAGTAAGCTAAAACTTCATGTTAGTAAACAcacatttcttattttattttatcgagAATACtaagaaataaattacaaatagATAAATTATGTTGTAAAATATTGaatgattaaataaaaatatctaaaccTATTATTGATAAGTGATAAATACTATGAATCTTTAGCAACTGACTCACTAATGTAAAAGTACAGGGTACTTGAAGTGTCTGGATAGCAAAAAGTTAAATGTAAATTCAAATCTAAATTATAGATCACACTATCCATGGAATCGGAAAATGGAACTGTCAAGAGCATGTGCCCAGGCACAAGCCGGAATATAGTCAGTGTGCCACCAGAGCTCGTCTGGAGCATATCTCGTCCTGGaccttaaattaaaatttattcaaaatttttcgTAAAGCGACGGGTaggaaaaaaagtaaaaaaaaacgttataaaaaaagtgataaacatttttctttctaGAATTTCTTTGGTATATTTAGACGTGGTACAATGGGAACAATAACGTTAACATCACACACGGCGATTGCTTTCTTCAGCGACGAGAAAGCAAGGGCCTTTGGCTTTCAACCCAACTCCACCTAGGTAATTCGTAAGTATTTATCTATTATACATTAAGCCAACTTCTTGTTTACTTAGTTATCTTGAAAAATACAGACAACTGACTTGGGACTCGTTAAGCACCCTGCGCGGACTCTTTTCCCCAAGGGTCAGTTCCGATGACACACGCCTGACCAGCTGCGCCCACAGCTGAAGGCCTGGGGAGATCCGATGGTACCGGTCCCGCTGGACGAGCAGTTTGCATCGGATTtctcataaaaacaaaaaagtactGTATAACACGTAAATGCTTATGTGTATCCAAAATAAATGGCGTTATCtgtgaaatttgaatttttttataatataagaTATTTAATAAAGATATGGGAGCATAAAAAGgagtaaaaataaagaaaagttcTTAGTATTGAGAATTATTTGTgaaccataaaaataaagaatctCGTCTTTAGGTATACATATAATTGTGTAGGTTCCGAATACCATTATAACTTACATTTTATAgatataaaaactatttttaataaagaaaacttctcaatattgagaattttatatttctgaGCCGGAAAATAAGGAATCTTAAGGTTTTCCATCTTGAGGTATACTTATATATTGTGCTGGTTCtagatttttttattatttacttttaatagatataagaaaaaatattaataagaaaaaattcttaatattgagaatttttatttctgaaatagaaaaataaagaatctCGTCTTCaggtatacatatattttgcgTAGGTTTCGAATACCATTTAATACCATTTTAATAcatattaaaactatttttaataaagaaaacttCTCAATATTGAGAACTTTATATTTCTGAGCCGGAAAATAAGGAATCTGGTAAGGTTTTCCATCTTGAGGTATACTTATATATTGTGTAGGTTCtgcatttttgtattatttacttttaatagatataaaaaaattgttaataagaaaaagaaaagaaaacttctcAATATTGAGAACTTTATATTTCTGAGCCGGAAAATAAGGAATCTGGTAAGGTTTTCCATCTTGAGGTATACTTATATATTGTGCAGGTTCtgcatttttgtattatttacttttaatagataaaaaaaaaattgttaataagaaaaaaaaagaaaaattttgaGGGAAATAGTGTAAGTTCTGAAGAAAAAGTTCTTAATATTGAGAACTTCTAGCTCTGAACCAGGGAAATACGCTATCAAATCGGGGTACATACATATAGCGAGGGTTCAGAACGCCATTACGAGGCCCATGCCTTTGCACATAACCCTCAACTCGCGTGCCACATAGGCATACATACTTGCCACAGCCAACTATTCCAATTAGTAGCGCCAGTCCGGGGATAGTGCTCAGAAATTGACTGGGAATCTGGCAAATATTTCAGTCTCCCTCGCAGGGGGGGCGGTGATATGGGGGAGTGGCATTGAATATCGGCATATCGTGATGCGGTTTCTTGGAACGTGTCACGGAGTTCGGAGCTCGTCGATAAATTTGTATTCAAAATGGAGCCCCAAATGAAATTATCGACCACAGACAGATTTCAGACGTGGATTCAATTACAAGGCATGTGCGCACTCGGCCACTCGGGGGGGGCTTGTGGGCTGAGGCTTCTGGGGGTGGGAGGTTGCTGCTCTTTGTCTTCTGAGCTGCACAAATACATATGCATAAATTTCAGTCGCTATTTACATAAATGTGGGGTGGAGGGGGGTTGTGGGGTTGTGTGTTATGACATTTGCTTACGAAATGAACATCATTATCGGGATACTTGGACTTCCCATTTAAGCACACACACTTATCCGGGCACTGGAAAAAACTATGAGTCAAATACAGAAGAAATATTTCAAGAAGAAATATTTACTTGCATTTTTGTTGCATcaagaaaagcaaattttAGGGTGGCCAGCATATTATAAAAAGACCTTCAAGTTGTTTGAAGATTTCAGGGAACatctttcttttaattaaaaaaaagggaataaaatatatatttattattttttaaattacaggtataatatcaaatatttattcaaaaaatatatattttttcaatctagtttccttaaaaaaaactctATTTCTATTCATTCTTTGGCTTTTTTTGttggacaaaaaataaagaagagtGCAATAACGCCTAATGACATGCTTAATGTGGGCGCTATTTCAACCCAAAGGAACACTTATTTTTTctcaattaatattattaaaaatttactttaaatttaagtaatctagaaaatgtttaataatttgttttttaatttaatctaTAAATTTTGAGTAAATTTCTGCCTtgcacaaatatttgttttgcgAGTGCACACACGGGCACTTAACGGCCAGTCCTGATGGTGGTTAATTAGCcgcacagatacacacacctGATGGGTCATCCCCCCTCCCCTGCCCTCCCCTCGGTTACTCATCTCGCAACGTAATTGGTCTGTATACAATTGTAATTATAAACCACTAATAAGATTCGAACACGAAGCGATTTTCAAACTAGCATTGAACGTGGCAACGCGGTGGTGAATGAGCTCCCCACtgattttcccattttccacaCCCTCCACCGATTTTCCCCCTTTCCCGCCCGCCCTGTCAGTTGTTTCGGCTTCGTCGTCGTTGCCACATCAACAAGTTAATTTTGCATCGGCGAACAGAATGGGGAAAATGGCTGGGGCTCTGGGGTTTTTGAATCTCAGTGCTACCAAATGGTTGGGAAAGGGGCGGGCGGACGGTGCGGGGCGGGGCCATGGCGCTTAAGTGACTATTTAATGCGATTAAAATTGGAAAAGCTCCGCTTGACCAGGACACTCTGTCCAATCGTCGAGTGGGAGAGTGGGGGCACTGTGGGGTCAAGGGGCCACAGGTGAGCCCTGTAAGCGATGACTCCCAGATGCAGCGCCTCCAAATTGCATTTGCCTGCGACCTCTCAACCCGTCCGTGCTGGCAAATGGAAATGATTGAGTTCCTGGGAAATCAAGTCAAAGAATATTAAACTGAATTATGCTCCGAAATGGACGAGAACTGGGAACCGGTTTCGAAATTCGGAATCGACGGAGCTTCCTGtccaaaatcaattaattgcTGCCATTGGGAAAGGTAAACGGGCAATGTCAAGGGGTTTCCCGAGTTTA containing:
- the LOC108024472 gene encoding uncharacterized protein LOC108024472, which gives rise to MASITFKNRPTQVLHTYQVWRIGSNVNDKSLDYCHPDKSVDKFHASLTRGEKGLFLVNESRHGSVSVNGERVGGPVLITYRDAINGIVKLRFGRVEGYLRVSGSITG